A window from Piliocolobus tephrosceles isolate RC106 chromosome 11, ASM277652v3, whole genome shotgun sequence encodes these proteins:
- the LOC111542852 gene encoding uncharacterized protein LOC111542852 — protein sequence MDTSEIWCCDSERGTSLVRSIPCPLALCSMRKIHVRPGVLRPPSPRNISPILNQELINLAFKVYSNREEAARRQRISELQLLASAVRQNPAAPPAHKNFKMPKPHTPKPQQSSIPARLLPSGSCFKCQKSGHWVKECLQPGIPPKPCPICSRTHWKSDCPACLAATS from the exons atggacacgaGTGAAATTTGGTGTTGTGACTCGGAGAGGGGGACCTCCCTTgtgagatcaatcccctgtcctcttGCTCTTTGCTCCATGAGAAAGATCCACGTAAGACCTGGGGTACTCAGACCacccagcccaaggaacatctcaccaattttaaatcag GAATTAAtcaacctcgccttcaaggtgtacagtAATAGAGAGGAGGCAGCCAGACGGCAACGCATTTCTGAGTTACAATTACTTGCCTCTGCTGTGAGACAAAACCCAGCCGCacctccagcacacaagaacttcaaaatgcctAAGCCGCACACGCCTAAGCCGCAGCAGTCAAGCATTCCTGCAAGACTTCTTCCatcaggatcttgcttcaagtgccagaaatctggccactgggtcAAAGAATGCCTGCAGCCCGGGATTCCTCCcaagccatgtcccatctgttCACGGACCCACTGGAAATCAGACTGCCCAGCTTGCCTGGCAGCCACTTCCTAG